A window of the Eremothecium cymbalariae DBVPG#7215 chromosome 5, complete sequence genome harbors these coding sequences:
- the RPS12 gene encoding 40S ribosomal protein eS12 (similar to Ashbya gossypii ADR412C), which produces MSEVEEVQQVPVEQQEVTIEDALKVVLRTALVHDGLARGLRESAKALTRGEAQLVVLVESVTEDNIIKLVEGLANDPENQVPLIKVADAKQLGEWAGLGKIDREGNARKVVGASVVVVKDWGSDTAEREIILDHFSQQ; this is translated from the coding sequence ATgtctgaagttgaagaagtcCAACAAGTTCCAGTTGAACAGCAAGAAGTTACTATCGAAGATGCTTTGAAAGTTGTCTTAAGAACTGCTTTGGTCCACGACGGTTTGGCTAGAGGTTTGAGAGAATCTGCCAAGGCCTTGACCAGAGGTGAGGCTCAATTGGTTGTTTTGGTTGAATCTGTTACCGAAGACAACATTATCAAGTTAGTCGAAGGTTTAGCTAACGACCCGGAGAACCAAGTTCCTTTGATTAAGGTTGCTGATGCCAAGCAGTTGGGTGAATGGGCTGGTTTGGGTAAGATCGACCGTGAGGGTAACGCCAGAAAGGTTGTTGGTGCCTCTGTTGTCGTCGTCAAGGATTGGGGTAGTGACACAGCTGAAAGAGAAATCATCTTGGACCATTTCTCCCAACAATAG
- the RAD17 gene encoding Rad17p (similar to Ashbya gossypii ADR411W), with translation MILDSVLFSATTIHLDHMMTALNCLTPFGQRDDVIITIDRDGLSFACENNHSIKIQLFLSKELFQYYNYRGDADGEDEDSHVKLSMKVNHILDTVSVANRDKDDVMECTLSYNGDGYPFVIILEDSMITEKVEYSTYLLNDIDSTGLELDRTRLDFECIIKGDILHSALKDLKEIGCKDCYIYTVTNTHTRPIFALISKSQLGFSKIILPSERSILEKLEIYDSDSTTIVHDSPVIGMFDFSSLDKLRLSTKIASKVLIRRDVHGLLTINILSQTNDVLMADKKPATANRNNLPIEYPGIVIEVSLLEKAAADDVDVRDIHLLMTTSTTQKITLSKCTAAEGSHISNVEKDSENLLGFKKPTNVSAQETNTDDSYHPAPSTNIPLFF, from the coding sequence atgatattagATAGTGTACTGTTTTCGGCTACCACTATACATTTAGACCATATGATGACTGCGCTTAATTGTCTAACACCTTTTGGTCAACGCGACGATGTGATCATAACAATTGATCGAGACGGGCTCTCCTTTGCTTGTGAAAATAATCATTCTATTAAGATCCAATTATTTCTGTCAAAGGAGTTATTTCAATACTATAACTATCGCGGCGATGCCGATGGCGAAGACGAAGACTCTCATGTTAAATTATCGATGAAAGTTAACCATATATTAGATACAGTGAGTGTAGCCAATAGAGACAAAGATGATGTTATGGAATGCACTTTATCGTATAATGGGGATGGATACCCATTTGTCATTATACTGGAAGATAGCATGATTActgaaaaagttgaatatTCCACCTACTTGTtgaatgatattgataGTACGGGCCTGGAGCTGGACAGGACGCGACTCGACTTTGAATGTATTATTAAAGGTGACATCTTGCATAGTGCgttgaaagatttaaaAGAGATAGGCTGTAAAGActgttatatatacactgTGACAAATACTCATACACGCCCTATATTTGCATTGATTTCCAAGAGTCAACTAGGCTTCTCTAAGATTATTTTACCAAGTGAAAGGTCGATATTGGAAAAACTTGAAATCTACGATAGCGACTCAACTACCATAGTTCATGACTCGCCAGTAATTGGaatgtttgatttttccTCTCTCGACAAGTTAAGATTAAGCACCAAAATTGCTAGCAAAGTATTGATTAGACGAGACGTACACGGACTTTTGAccataaatattttgagtCAAACCAATGACGTCTTAATGGCCGATAAAAAACCGGCTACTGCAAACAGAAACAATCTACCTATCGAATATCCGGGAATTGTGATTGAAGTCTCACTGTTGGAAAAAGCTGCCGCTGATGATGTCGATGTAAGAGatattcatcttctaaTGACAACGTCAACGACACAGAAGATTACATTATCTAAATGTACTGCAGCCGAAGGTTCCCACATATCAAACGTTGAAAAGGATTCTGAAAACCTCCTTGGATTCAAGAAACCTACAAATGTATCCGCTCAAGAGACGAACACCGACGATTCCTACCATCCAGCACCCTCCACCAACATTCCTCTCTTCTTCTAA
- the PEX22 gene encoding ubiquitin-protein transferase activating protein PEX22 (similar to Ashbya gossypii ADR410C), which translates to MVAERRTSRILKPLVAVAGFALAAGVIVYSYWNSSDTPEKKRNYKEYRRKCIIWSPAVEQSSNLETILLEDSVILIPPESGSLQDLLAVGNENAYKIIKCDTWQGVWSCVRHLRAHYLLLKECEIPEAIPVDILNYVNKIISI; encoded by the coding sequence ATGGTAGCTGAGCGAAGAACGAGTAGGATCCTAAAACCGTTGGTTGCAGTGGCTGGGTTTGCTCTCGCTGCTGGGGTGATAGTCTATTCATATTGGAACAGTTCGGATACACCTGAGAAGAAGCGAAACTATAAAGAGTATCGAAGGAAGTGTATCATATGGAGCCCGGCAGTTGAACAATCGAGTAATTTAGAGACCATACTTCTTGAGGATAGTGTAATTCTAATACCCCCTGAATCTGGAAGCTTGCAGGATTTACTGGCTGTGGGGAACGAGAATGCTTACAAAATCATCAAGTGCGATACATGGCAAGGTGTGTGGTCATGTGTTCGCCATCTACGTGCACACTACCTACTACTAAAGGAGTGTGAGATACCTGAAGCTATTCCGGTAGATATTCTGAATTATGTGAATAAGATAATCAGCATTTAG
- the SCP1 gene encoding Scp1p (similar to Ashbya gossypii ADR409W), whose translation MKPDVTSLDEDLRELRNSKFDENAINEIKRWVFSVIGEAVPPDSMVETLKNGIVLCKLANILQAADSNKSKLIKWRQSAMPFVQMEQISLFLSFARNYGVPEDEFFQTVDLYEEKDPESVYQTLKSLSRYANKKHPDRFTVVGPQLTTKRPRPSVKPKPGHLQSAGWSTTEYGYMKGANQATEAVVFGKRRDITGRDATQP comes from the coding sequence ATGAAACCTGATGTTACATCGTTAGATGAAGACCTCCGTGAACTAAGAAATAGTAagtttgatgaaaatgCAATCAATGAAATCAAGAGATGGGTATTTTCTGTTATAGGAGAGGCAGTTCCCCCGGATTCTATGGTCGAGACATTAAAGAATGGTATCGTTCTTTGCAAGCTAGCAAATATTTTACAAGCAGCAGACTCTAACAAGTCAAAGCTAATAAAATGGAGACAGTCTGCAATGCCTTTCGTCCAGATGGAACAAATCAGCCTGTTTTTAAGCTTTGCCAGGAATTACGGGGTGCCAGAAGATGAATTCTTCCAAACAGTAGACTTATATGAAGAAAAGGACCCCGAAAGTGTGTATCAGactttgaaatctttgtCTAGATATGCAAATAAGAAACACCCTGATCGGTTTACCGTTGTGGGTCCGCAGTTGACCACTAAACGGCCGCGACCCTCAGTAAAGCCTAAACCCGGCCACTTACAGTCTGCAGGCTGGAGCACCACTGAATACGGATACATGAAAGGTGCAAATCAAGCGACGGAAGCCGTTGTATTCGGAAAGAGAAGAGATATCACGGGGAGGGACGCTACACAGCCTTAG
- the ACS1 gene encoding acetate--CoA ligase 1 (similar to Ashbya gossypii ADR408W), with the protein MVTTSGVEANGRDRGDAVGVGGLLQDGGSGSKMEVEAELNDGGRLPKEYEHLTSVDIVQQKSIVNRLSPRVAPHYKPHIASFEEYKKLYADSMDDPERFFGDHARNFIDWFRPFDQVFLAGKDGLPSFDNNVWFINGQLNACYNMVDRHAMRDPDSVAIIYEADEPNQGCQLTYKELLEQVCKVAQVLQYSMGVRKGDTVAVYMPMIPQALITMLAISRIGAVHSVIFAGFSSNSLRDRINDANSQVVITTDESKRGGKTVETKRIVDDAVKEAPNVRHVLVYKRTNSPMVAYTSGRDLDWDTEVKKYKPYCPCEPVDSEHPLFLLYTSGSTGAPKGVQHSTAGYLLQAYLSMRYSFDVHKEDIFFTAGDIGWITGHTYVIYGPLFTGCTTVVFEGTPAYPTFSRYWQIVDKYKVTQFYVAPTALRFLKRAGDSYVEGYSLKSLRSLGSVGEPIAAEVWEWYSSSIGKNEIPIIDTYWQTESGAHLITPLAGGSTPMKPGAAGFPFFGIDAVILDPNTGEELIGPNVEGILAVKRPWPSFTRTIWNNHDRYLETYLKPYPGYYFTGDGAARDKDGFIWILGRVDDVVNVSGHRLSTAEIEAAIIEEGMVAECAVVGFSDDLTGQAIAAFVVLEQKSSWATASERELQDIKRHLILIVRKDIGPFAAPKLIVLVDDLPKTRSGKIMRRILRKILAGEADQLGDVSTLSNPGIVKHLIESIKL; encoded by the coding sequence ATGGTAACGACATCAGGAGTGGAAGCGAACGGACGTGACAGGGGGGATGCTGTCGGTGTTGGGGGCTTGCTGCAGGATGGTGGTAGTGGTTCGAAAATGGAGGTTGAGGCGGAGCTGAATGATGGCGGACGCTTGCCAAAGGAGTACGAGCATCTTACGTCTGTGGATATTGTTCAACAGAAGTCTATAGTGAATCGGCTTTCTCCAAGGGTAGCACCTCACTACAAGCCACACATTGCGAGTTTTGAGGAGTATAAGAAGTTGTATGCGGACTCTATGGACGATCCGGAGCGGTTTTTTGGTGACCATGCACGTAATTTTATCGATTGGTTCAGGCCCTTCGATCAAGTTTTCCTTGCCGGCAAGGACGGGTTGCCGTCGTTTGACAATAATGTCTGGTTCATTAACGGGCAGTTGAATGCGTGTTACAACATGGTCGACAGACACGCCATGAGGGATCCGGATAGCGTTGCCATCATCTATGAGGCCGATGAACCTAACCAGGGTTGTCAGTTGACGTACAAGGAGTTGTTGGAGCAAGTTTGTAAAGTTGCGCAAGTCTTGCAGTATTCGATGGGTGTGCGCAAGGGCGATACAGTGGCTGTTTACATGCCCATGATCCCGCAAGCGTTGATCACCATGTTGGCCATCTCACGTATCGGCGCAGTGCATTCTGTCATCTTTGCAGGCTTCTCGTCCAACTCTTTGAGGGACCGTATCAATGATGCCAACTCTCAGGTTGTTATTACGACCGATGAATCCAAGAGAGGCGGAAAGACTGTTGAAACCAAACGTATTGTGGACGATGCTGTCAAAGAGGCGCCTAATGTCAGGCATGTCTTGGTTTATAAGCGTACCAACAGCCCAATGGTTGCTTACACTAGTGGTAGAGATTTGGACTGGGATAcagaagttaaaaaatacaaacCATATTGCCCCTGCGAGCCTGTGGATTCTGAACACCCGTTATTCTTGTTGTACACCTCCGGCTCCACAGGTGCCCCCAAGGGCGTCCAACACTCCACTGCGGGATATTTATTACAGGCATACTTGAGTATGCGTTATTCTTTTGATGTTCACAAGGAAGACATATTCTTCACGGCCGGTGACATCGGATGGATCACTGGTCACACATATGTTATCTACGGCCCGTTGTTTACTGGGTGCACCACGGTCGTGTTCGAAGGGACCCCTGCTTATCCGACATTCTCGAGGTATTGGCAGATTGTCGACAAGTATAAGGTAACCCAGTTTTACGTAGCACCAACAGCCTTGCGGTTTTTGAAACGGGCTGGTGACAGCTACGTCGAAGGGTATTCATTAAAGAGTTTGCGTTCATTAGGGTCTGTTGGGGAGCCAATTGCTGCTGAGGTTTGGGAATGGTATTCGTCCAGTATTGGTAAAAATGAAATCCCAATAATAGACACTTATTGGCAAACGGAATCCGGCGCGCATTTGATTACCCCGTTGGCTGGTGGCTCGACACCGATGAAACCAGGAGCTGCAGGCTTCCCTTTCTTTGGAATTGACGCTGTAATTCTCGACCCCAACACCGGTGAAGAATTGATTGGACCTAACGTCGAGGGTATATTAGCTGTAAAGCGACCATGGCCCTCTTTCACAAGGACCATTTGGAACAACCACGATAGATATTTGGAAACCTATCTAAAGCCTTACCCAGGTTATTATTTCACCGGAGATGGTGCAGCTCGTGACAAAGATGGCTTCATATGGATCCTTGGGCGTGTAGACGATGTCGTAAACGTCTCTGGTCATCGTCTATCCACAGCTGAAATTGAAGCGGCAATAATTGAGGAAGGAATGGTCGCTGAATGTGCCGTTGTAGGCTTCTCTGACGATTTAACAGGACAAGCTATCGCTGCCTTTGTGGTATTGGAACAGAAAAGCAGCTGGGCTACTGCGAGTGAAAGGGAATTGCAAGATATCAAGAGACACTTGATATTGATAGTCAGAAAGGATATCGGTCCATTTGCAGCCCCAAAATTAATAGTCCTTGTAGACGACTTGCCAAAAACTAGATCTGGGAAAATCATGCGACGTATCTTGAGGAAGATTTTGGCTGGTGAAGCAGACCAGTTGGGCGATGTCTCCACCTTATCTAACCCAGGTATTGTGAAGCATTTAATTGAGTCTATCAAACTATGA